Proteins co-encoded in one Brassica rapa cultivar Chiifu-401-42 chromosome A02, CAAS_Brap_v3.01, whole genome shotgun sequence genomic window:
- the LOC103854661 gene encoding mitochondrial Rho GTPase 1 isoform X1: protein MAAAAVDCPGSLKSVRIVVVGDKGTGKSSLIVAAATDSFPPNVPPVLPDTKLPFEFFPDGIPVTIVDTSSRPEDRNMVAEELKQADAVVLTYACDRPETLEGLTTYWLPELRRLEVKVPIIVAGCKLDFRDDNNQVSLEQVMSPIMQQFREIETCIECSALKQLQAQEVFYYAQKTVLHPTGPLFDQEAQALKPRCVRALKRIFILCDQDRDGALSEAELNDFQVKCFHAPLQPSEIEGVKRVVQEKLPEGVNERGLTVTGFLFLHALFIEKGRLETTWTVLRKFGYNNEIRLADELLPPSLFKRTPDQSVELTDVAIEFLKGVFMMFDDDEDNNLRPQEIEDLFSTAPESPWKDAPYDGAAEKTALGGLSCDAFLSLWSLMTLLEPAKSVEYLIYIGFPGDPSSAIRLTRRRRLDRKKQQCERKVFQCFVFGPNNAGKSALLNCFLGRSYENHGSTTDERYAVNMVDDSGSAKKTLVMREIPDDGAKGLFSSKESLAACDIAVFVYDSSDESSWKRATELLVEVATHGEATGYEVPCLMVSAKDDLDSFPICIQESTRVTQDMGIEPPVSISSKLGDFNNLFRKIVTAAQHPHLSIPETEAGKSRKHYNRLINRSLMAVSIGAAAVVVGLAAYRVYAARKSASA from the exons ATGGCGGCTGCTGCTGTTGATTGTCCCGGCTCGCTCAAATCCGTGAGGATCGTTGTGGTTGGTGACAAGGGAACTGGAAAATCGAGCTTGATTGTTGCTGCGGCCACCGATTCGTTCCCTCCCAATGTCCCTCCCGTGTTGCCTGATACCAAGCTCCCTTTTGAGTTCTTCCCTGATGGTATTCCCGTCACCATTGTCGACACTTCCTCCAG GCCGGAAGATAGGAACATGGTTGCCGAGGAATTGAAGCAGGCAGATGCGGTGGTTTTGACGTATGCATGTGACCGACCTGAGACACTTGAAGGTTTGACTACATACTGGCTTCCGGAGCTTCGGCGATTAGAG gtaAAAGTTCCTATAATAGTAGCAGGTTGTAAGCTTGACTTCAGAGACGACAATAACCAGGTCAGCCTCGAACAAGTGATGTCACCTATAATGCAGCAGTTCCGGGAGATTGAGACTTGTATCGAGTGCTCTGCCCTGAAGCAACTCCAG GCACAAGAAGTTTTCTATTATGCGCAAAAAACTGTCCTTCACCCAACAGGACCTCTGTTCGATCAAGAAGCCCAGGCATTGAAGCCCCGGTGTGTAAGGGCCTTGAAGCGTATCTTTATACTGTGTGATCAGGACAGAGATGGTGCTCTTAGCGAGGCTGAGCTAAATGATTTTCAG GTCAAGTGCTTTCATGCACCATTGCAGCCTTCTGAAATTGAAGGTGTTAAGAGGGTTGTACAAGAAAAGTTGCCAGAAGGTGTGAACGAAAGAGGACTGACAGTGACTGGCTTCCTGTTTCTACACGCACTTTTTATTGAGAAAGGGAGGCTCGAGACAACATGGACTGTGCTTAGGAAGTTTGGGTATAACAATGAGATAAGACTTGCTGATGAATTGCTCCCACCTTCATTATTCAAACGAACACCTGATCAG AGTGTCGAGTTGACAGATGTAGCAATCGAATTCTTGAAAGGAGTGTTTATGATGTTTGATGACGATGag GATAATAATCTGAGACCTCAAGAGATCGAGGATCTTTTTTCAACTGCACCTGAAAG TCCTTGGAAAGATGCTCCTTATGATGGTGCTGCGGAGAAAACTGCCCTTGGAGGACTATCATGTGACGCTTTCCTGTCACTG TGGTCACTGATGACACTACTAGAACCAGCTAAGAGTGTGGAATATTTGATTTACATTGGATTCCCTGGTGATCCATCTTCTGCCATTCGTCTTACTAGGAGAAGACGTTTAGATCGCAAAAAGCAACAATGCGAAAGAAAAGTTTTCCAGTGCTTTGTGTTTGGACCCAATAACGCTGGAAAATCTGCATTACTGAATTGCTTTCTTGGAAG GTCATATGAAAACCATGGATCAACCACTGATGAGCGCTATGCAGTAAATATGGTGGATGACTCTGGG AGTGCAAAGAAAACTCTCGTGATGAGGGAAATTCCAGACGATGGGGCTAAAGGGCTATTTTCATCCAAGGAGTCGTTGGCTGCGTGTGACATAGCTGTCTTCGTGTATGACAG CTCTGATGAGTCCTCATGGAAGAGAGCGACTGAGCTGCTTGTAGAAGTTGCAACTCACGGAGAGGCCACTGGATATGAGGTCCCTTGCCTCATGGTCTCAGCGAAAGACGATCTTGATTCCTTCCCAATTTGCATACAAGAATCCACCAGG GTGACACAAGATATGGGAATAGAGCCTCCGGTATCCATCAGCTCCAAACTGGGTGATTTCAACAACTTATTCCGCAAGATCGTAACTGCAGCGCAACATCCTCATCTGAGTATTCCAGAGACGGAAGCAGGAAAAAGCCGCAAACATTACAACAGGCTGATCAACCGCTCTCTTATGGCTGTTTCAA TTGGAGCTGCTGCTGTGGTCGTTGGACTGGCTGCATACCGTGTGTATGCCGCAAGAAAGAGCGCTTCTGCCTGA
- the LOC103854661 gene encoding mitochondrial Rho GTPase 1 isoform X2, whose protein sequence is MLSLPEDRNMVAEELKQADAVVLTYACDRPETLEGLTTYWLPELRRLEVKVPIIVAGCKLDFRDDNNQVSLEQVMSPIMQQFREIETCIECSALKQLQAQEVFYYAQKTVLHPTGPLFDQEAQALKPRCVRALKRIFILCDQDRDGALSEAELNDFQVKCFHAPLQPSEIEGVKRVVQEKLPEGVNERGLTVTGFLFLHALFIEKGRLETTWTVLRKFGYNNEIRLADELLPPSLFKRTPDQSVELTDVAIEFLKGVFMMFDDDEDNNLRPQEIEDLFSTAPESPWKDAPYDGAAEKTALGGLSCDAFLSLWSLMTLLEPAKSVEYLIYIGFPGDPSSAIRLTRRRRLDRKKQQCERKVFQCFVFGPNNAGKSALLNCFLGRSYENHGSTTDERYAVNMVDDSGSAKKTLVMREIPDDGAKGLFSSKESLAACDIAVFVYDSSDESSWKRATELLVEVATHGEATGYEVPCLMVSAKDDLDSFPICIQESTRVTQDMGIEPPVSISSKLGDFNNLFRKIVTAAQHPHLSIPETEAGKSRKHYNRLINRSLMAVSIGAAAVVVGLAAYRVYAARKSASA, encoded by the exons ATGTTATCGTT GCCGGAAGATAGGAACATGGTTGCCGAGGAATTGAAGCAGGCAGATGCGGTGGTTTTGACGTATGCATGTGACCGACCTGAGACACTTGAAGGTTTGACTACATACTGGCTTCCGGAGCTTCGGCGATTAGAG gtaAAAGTTCCTATAATAGTAGCAGGTTGTAAGCTTGACTTCAGAGACGACAATAACCAGGTCAGCCTCGAACAAGTGATGTCACCTATAATGCAGCAGTTCCGGGAGATTGAGACTTGTATCGAGTGCTCTGCCCTGAAGCAACTCCAG GCACAAGAAGTTTTCTATTATGCGCAAAAAACTGTCCTTCACCCAACAGGACCTCTGTTCGATCAAGAAGCCCAGGCATTGAAGCCCCGGTGTGTAAGGGCCTTGAAGCGTATCTTTATACTGTGTGATCAGGACAGAGATGGTGCTCTTAGCGAGGCTGAGCTAAATGATTTTCAG GTCAAGTGCTTTCATGCACCATTGCAGCCTTCTGAAATTGAAGGTGTTAAGAGGGTTGTACAAGAAAAGTTGCCAGAAGGTGTGAACGAAAGAGGACTGACAGTGACTGGCTTCCTGTTTCTACACGCACTTTTTATTGAGAAAGGGAGGCTCGAGACAACATGGACTGTGCTTAGGAAGTTTGGGTATAACAATGAGATAAGACTTGCTGATGAATTGCTCCCACCTTCATTATTCAAACGAACACCTGATCAG AGTGTCGAGTTGACAGATGTAGCAATCGAATTCTTGAAAGGAGTGTTTATGATGTTTGATGACGATGag GATAATAATCTGAGACCTCAAGAGATCGAGGATCTTTTTTCAACTGCACCTGAAAG TCCTTGGAAAGATGCTCCTTATGATGGTGCTGCGGAGAAAACTGCCCTTGGAGGACTATCATGTGACGCTTTCCTGTCACTG TGGTCACTGATGACACTACTAGAACCAGCTAAGAGTGTGGAATATTTGATTTACATTGGATTCCCTGGTGATCCATCTTCTGCCATTCGTCTTACTAGGAGAAGACGTTTAGATCGCAAAAAGCAACAATGCGAAAGAAAAGTTTTCCAGTGCTTTGTGTTTGGACCCAATAACGCTGGAAAATCTGCATTACTGAATTGCTTTCTTGGAAG GTCATATGAAAACCATGGATCAACCACTGATGAGCGCTATGCAGTAAATATGGTGGATGACTCTGGG AGTGCAAAGAAAACTCTCGTGATGAGGGAAATTCCAGACGATGGGGCTAAAGGGCTATTTTCATCCAAGGAGTCGTTGGCTGCGTGTGACATAGCTGTCTTCGTGTATGACAG CTCTGATGAGTCCTCATGGAAGAGAGCGACTGAGCTGCTTGTAGAAGTTGCAACTCACGGAGAGGCCACTGGATATGAGGTCCCTTGCCTCATGGTCTCAGCGAAAGACGATCTTGATTCCTTCCCAATTTGCATACAAGAATCCACCAGG GTGACACAAGATATGGGAATAGAGCCTCCGGTATCCATCAGCTCCAAACTGGGTGATTTCAACAACTTATTCCGCAAGATCGTAACTGCAGCGCAACATCCTCATCTGAGTATTCCAGAGACGGAAGCAGGAAAAAGCCGCAAACATTACAACAGGCTGATCAACCGCTCTCTTATGGCTGTTTCAA TTGGAGCTGCTGCTGTGGTCGTTGGACTGGCTGCATACCGTGTGTATGCCGCAAGAAAGAGCGCTTCTGCCTGA